The Gordonia sp. KTR9 genome contains a region encoding:
- a CDS encoding acylphosphatase: MPDQTRTDDGTDRIRLTAHVHGHVQGVGFRWWTRSRALELGLVGYASNQADGRVLVVAEGPRDKALALLDALRSGTTPGQVDLVVERVDEPRGELDGFVER; encoded by the coding sequence GTGCCAGACCAGACCCGGACCGACGACGGCACCGACCGCATCCGGCTGACCGCGCATGTCCACGGACACGTACAGGGCGTGGGCTTCCGGTGGTGGACGCGGTCCCGCGCCCTCGAACTCGGTCTGGTGGGCTATGCCTCGAACCAGGCCGACGGTCGGGTGCTGGTCGTGGCCGAGGGGCCACGAGACAAGGCGCTCGCCCTGCTCGACGCATTGCGGTCCGGCACCACCCCGGGACAGGTGGACCTGGTGGTCGAGCGTGTGGATGAACCGCGCGGGGAGCTCGACGGCTTCGTCGAACGGTGA
- the ftsY gene encoding signal recognition particle-docking protein FtsY, producing MNTGIIIGIVVAVLVVIALIVLGLVLSRRRRISLTDERQPEVVDGTTRQVDRSGGYQAGSGFSFSRGETALAEPPRREPQPRTPEPPAPAPEVVRPAGDRTDVDGQPGVGDDAAVPRDSIRRGVTEVSLPEPDTAEPEIAEPETPAPGTRESEAAAPESTLPETADPAVVEPEVTEPGVTEPEVIEPEPVTAEPEPETVEPETRVPDDVAQATTAPPLDDIAPTAGRIGRLRGRLSRSQGAIGKGVLGLLGAGDLDEDSWEEIEDTLVMADLGASTTAVVVETLRTELAANPVRTAGEARALLKRVLVDQLDPTLDRSIRALPHAGRPAVVLVVGVNGTGKTTTTGKLARVLVADGRRVLLGAADTFRAAAADQLQTWGERVGAEIVRGKEQSDPAAVAFDAVDRGIETGVDVVMIDTAGRLHTKTGLMDELGKVKRVVEKKAPVDEVLLVLDATVGQNGLMQARVFAEVVNITGVVLTKLDGTAKGGIVFHVQKELGVPVKLVGLGEGADDLAPFEPEAFVDALL from the coding sequence GTGAACACCGGAATCATCATCGGCATCGTCGTCGCGGTACTCGTCGTGATCGCGTTGATCGTGCTCGGTCTGGTGCTGTCGCGCCGCCGGCGCATCTCGCTCACCGACGAACGGCAGCCGGAGGTCGTCGACGGCACGACCCGTCAGGTCGACCGGTCCGGGGGATACCAGGCCGGATCGGGCTTCAGCTTCAGCCGCGGGGAGACCGCGCTCGCCGAACCGCCCCGACGCGAGCCGCAACCCCGGACACCGGAACCCCCGGCGCCCGCGCCCGAGGTGGTGCGGCCCGCGGGGGACCGCACGGACGTGGACGGCCAGCCGGGTGTCGGCGACGACGCCGCGGTCCCGCGCGACTCGATCCGACGCGGCGTCACCGAGGTGTCGCTTCCCGAGCCGGACACAGCAGAGCCGGAGATCGCCGAACCCGAGACACCAGCGCCCGGGACACGGGAGTCCGAGGCGGCGGCGCCCGAGAGCACACTGCCGGAGACGGCCGATCCCGCGGTCGTCGAACCCGAGGTCACCGAACCCGGGGTCACCGAACCCGAGGTCATCGAGCCCGAGCCGGTCACGGCCGAGCCGGAACCGGAGACCGTCGAACCCGAGACGCGGGTGCCCGACGATGTCGCGCAGGCGACCACGGCGCCACCGCTGGACGACATCGCGCCGACGGCCGGCCGGATCGGTCGCCTGCGTGGCCGTCTGTCCCGGTCGCAGGGCGCGATCGGCAAGGGAGTACTCGGACTCCTCGGTGCCGGCGACCTCGACGAGGACAGCTGGGAGGAGATCGAGGACACCCTCGTGATGGCCGACCTCGGAGCCTCGACCACGGCCGTCGTCGTCGAGACGCTGCGTACCGAACTCGCGGCCAATCCGGTCCGGACCGCGGGCGAGGCCCGCGCGTTGCTCAAGCGGGTCCTGGTCGACCAGCTCGACCCGACGCTCGACCGGTCCATCCGGGCGCTTCCGCACGCCGGCCGTCCCGCGGTCGTGCTCGTCGTGGGGGTCAACGGAACCGGCAAGACCACCACGACCGGCAAACTGGCGCGGGTGCTCGTCGCCGACGGACGCCGCGTCCTGCTCGGTGCCGCCGACACCTTCCGCGCCGCCGCCGCCGACCAGCTGCAGACCTGGGGCGAGCGGGTCGGTGCCGAGATCGTGCGCGGCAAGGAGCAGTCCGATCCGGCCGCGGTGGCGTTCGACGCGGTCGACCGCGGTATCGAGACCGGCGTCGACGTCGTCATGATCGACACCGCCGGACGCCTGCACACCAAGACCGGACTGATGGACGAGCTGGGCAAGGTCAAGCGCGTCGTCGAGAAGAAGGCGCCTGTCGACGAGGTGCTGCTCGTGCTCGACGCGACCGTCGGACAGAACGGGCTGATGCAGGCCCGCGTCTTCGCCGAGGTCGTCAACATCACCGGCGTCGTGCTCACCAAACTCGACGGCACCGCCAAGGGCGGCATCGTGTTCCACGTGCAGAAGGAGCTCGGGGTGCCGGTCAAGCTCGTCGGGCTCGGCGAAGGCGCCGACGATCTCGCACCCTTCGAGCCGGAGGCGTTCGTCGACGCCCTCCTGTGA
- a CDS encoding OsmC family protein, with protein sequence MTTEATAPTSGVPADQVHTDLWVERTGTRRYTGRSSRGAEVLIGSQDVEGVFTPGELLKIALAACTGMSSDRPLARRLGDDYDATIRVSGDADRENEVYPRIEEILEIDLSELEPEAAARLLVVVERAIDAVCTVGRTVKAGAEVDLRIETD encoded by the coding sequence ATGACCACCGAAGCCACTGCCCCCACGTCCGGGGTCCCTGCCGACCAGGTCCACACCGACCTCTGGGTCGAGCGCACGGGCACCCGCCGTTACACCGGACGAAGCTCTCGCGGCGCCGAGGTGCTGATCGGCTCACAGGACGTCGAGGGTGTCTTCACCCCGGGCGAACTGCTCAAGATCGCACTGGCCGCCTGTACGGGGATGTCGTCGGACCGGCCGCTGGCCCGTCGCCTCGGTGACGACTACGACGCGACGATCCGGGTGAGTGGCGACGCGGACCGCGAGAACGAGGTCTACCCGCGCATCGAGGAGATCCTCGAGATCGACCTGTCCGAGCTCGAACCCGAGGCCGCGGCGCGCCTGCTCGTCGTCGTCGAACGCGCCATCGACGCGGTGTGCACCGTCGGACGTACCGTCAAGGCCGGTGCCGAGGTGGATCTGCGGATCGAGACGGACTGA
- the smc gene encoding chromosome segregation protein SMC: MHLKSLTLKGFKSFASATTLRFEPGITCVVGPNGSGKSNVVDALTWVMGEQGAKALRGGKMQDVIFAGTSGRPPLGRAEVTLTIDNADGALPIEYSEVSITRRMFRDGAGEYEINGSSCRLMDVQELLSDSGIGREMHVIVGQGRLSAILESRPEDRRAFIEEAAGVLKHRKRKEKAVRKLDAMQANLARLTDLTAELRRQLKPLGRQAEVARRAQTVQADLRDARLRLAADDLVTRRMEMAEHAAVEDEVRRRQDEVAAELDRANAEVAEHEQHLAEITPAAAAANRAWFRLSALAERVDATRRVAAERSRYLSEPVGQTSGPDPDELDEQALEAAELEAELTEGVEIAAEQLETAREVLGERESIAEAAEAAHLAAVRAIADRREGLARLEGQVDNLRTRSESADADAQRLTDAISTAVERAEVAVTQQDSAAGELAQLEAAERALDEHHERCVAALNLSNERVATLQAAHREAEHAIASLSARVDALAMGLERGDGGAWLLENAPDGLLGPMSELVTVEPGYETAIAGALGPAVDGIVTVDGVAAVRALEALKSGDGGRAALICGGLTGPDRRGEIALPDGARWAASVVDTRPEIRGAIDTVLADTVIVDDPAQGLELARRLGVRAVTPAGDRISAASVEGGSSRRPSTLEVQSAIDAATAELTATRRRVEELEAALNGALTEQHERREAAEEALAALHESDASVGAAYEQMARLGQEIRAARAEADKLTRQRNLLEKGRADTLQSLQELTERLRLARDESDAGTEMSTDDSERATASAAVGVARSAEMEARLTLRTAEERLASVRGKADSLRRAAQREREARERARRQDEIRRQAAGVAAAVERAGAQVSERLAAAVASAQAGRDELEEIRTARTATLDELRVRAGELTTTLNSLRDTVHRDEVARAQVALRIEQLEEQVLETFAIAPDDLIAEYGPDVPMPPSALEMAEYEQARERGEQVVAPAPMPYNRATQEARAKKAQKDLNTLGKVNPLALEEFAALEERYNFLSSQLEDVKAARKDLLDVVEDVDARILQVFTEAYADVEREFAQVFQTLFPGGEGRLVLTEPGDMLTTGIEVEARPPGKKVKRLSLLSGGEKSLTAVAMLVAIFRARPSPFYVMDEVEAALDDTNLRRLITLFEQLREKSQLIVITHQKPTMEVADALYGVSMRGDGITTVISQRMRGVNMPVGQQEDTSQ, from the coding sequence GTGCACCTCAAAAGCCTGACCCTGAAGGGCTTCAAGTCGTTCGCCTCGGCGACGACCCTGCGCTTCGAGCCGGGTATCACGTGCGTCGTCGGGCCCAACGGCTCCGGTAAGTCGAACGTCGTCGACGCCCTGACCTGGGTGATGGGCGAGCAGGGGGCCAAAGCGCTGCGCGGCGGGAAGATGCAGGACGTCATCTTCGCCGGCACGTCCGGCCGCCCGCCACTGGGCCGCGCCGAGGTGACGCTGACCATCGACAACGCCGACGGGGCGCTGCCCATCGAGTACTCCGAGGTGTCGATCACCCGCCGGATGTTCCGCGACGGGGCCGGCGAATACGAGATCAACGGCAGTTCGTGCCGACTGATGGACGTGCAGGAGCTGCTGTCGGATTCGGGCATCGGCCGCGAGATGCACGTGATCGTCGGGCAGGGTCGGCTGTCGGCGATCCTCGAGTCCCGGCCCGAGGACCGACGCGCGTTCATCGAAGAGGCGGCCGGTGTCCTCAAACATCGCAAGCGCAAGGAAAAGGCAGTCCGCAAGCTCGACGCGATGCAGGCCAATCTGGCGCGCCTGACCGACCTGACCGCCGAACTCCGCCGTCAGCTCAAGCCGCTCGGTCGTCAGGCCGAGGTGGCACGCCGTGCCCAGACCGTGCAGGCCGACCTCCGCGACGCCCGGTTGCGTCTGGCCGCCGACGACCTCGTCACCCGCCGGATGGAGATGGCCGAACACGCCGCCGTCGAGGACGAGGTCCGCCGCAGGCAGGACGAGGTGGCCGCCGAGCTGGACCGCGCGAACGCGGAAGTGGCCGAACACGAACAGCATCTCGCCGAGATCACACCGGCCGCCGCTGCTGCGAACCGTGCGTGGTTCCGGTTGTCGGCGCTCGCCGAGCGCGTCGACGCGACCCGCCGGGTGGCCGCCGAACGCAGCCGATACCTCAGTGAGCCGGTGGGTCAGACGTCTGGGCCCGACCCCGACGAGCTCGACGAGCAAGCCCTCGAGGCGGCCGAACTCGAAGCCGAACTGACCGAGGGCGTCGAGATCGCCGCCGAGCAGCTCGAAACCGCCAGAGAAGTGCTCGGTGAGCGCGAATCGATCGCGGAAGCGGCCGAGGCCGCCCATCTCGCCGCGGTCCGGGCCATCGCCGACCGGCGTGAGGGGCTCGCGCGGCTGGAGGGCCAGGTGGACAACCTGCGGACCCGCTCGGAGTCGGCCGACGCCGACGCCCAGCGCCTCACCGACGCGATCTCGACCGCCGTCGAACGGGCCGAAGTTGCTGTGACGCAACAGGATTCGGCTGCGGGCGAGCTGGCGCAACTGGAGGCCGCCGAACGTGCGCTCGACGAACACCACGAACGCTGCGTCGCCGCGCTGAACCTGTCCAACGAGCGCGTGGCCACCTTGCAGGCCGCACACCGCGAGGCCGAGCACGCCATCGCCTCGTTGTCGGCGCGAGTCGACGCGCTCGCCATGGGACTCGAACGAGGCGACGGTGGCGCGTGGTTGCTGGAGAACGCGCCCGACGGTCTCCTCGGTCCGATGTCGGAGCTGGTCACCGTCGAGCCGGGCTACGAGACCGCCATCGCCGGGGCGCTCGGACCTGCGGTCGACGGCATCGTCACCGTGGACGGGGTCGCCGCGGTGCGGGCGTTGGAGGCACTCAAGTCGGGCGACGGGGGACGGGCCGCGCTGATCTGTGGCGGACTCACCGGTCCGGATCGGCGGGGCGAGATCGCGTTGCCGGACGGGGCGAGGTGGGCCGCCTCGGTGGTCGACACCCGGCCGGAGATCCGCGGCGCCATCGACACCGTCCTGGCCGACACCGTGATCGTCGACGATCCCGCGCAAGGGCTCGAGCTCGCCCGCCGTCTCGGTGTACGCGCGGTGACCCCCGCCGGAGACCGCATCTCGGCGGCGTCGGTCGAAGGTGGCTCCTCGCGCCGGCCCTCCACGCTGGAGGTCCAGTCGGCCATCGACGCGGCGACCGCCGAACTCACCGCGACGCGCCGACGCGTCGAAGAACTGGAGGCGGCGCTCAACGGGGCGCTGACCGAACAGCACGAGCGCCGGGAGGCGGCCGAGGAGGCGCTCGCCGCCCTCCACGAGTCCGACGCCAGCGTCGGAGCGGCATACGAACAGATGGCCCGGCTCGGCCAGGAGATCCGGGCGGCTCGCGCCGAGGCCGACAAACTGACGCGACAGCGGAACCTGCTCGAGAAAGGCCGCGCGGACACCCTGCAATCCCTGCAGGAACTCACCGAGCGACTCCGGCTCGCCCGGGACGAGTCCGACGCGGGGACCGAGATGTCGACCGACGACTCCGAACGCGCCACCGCGTCGGCGGCCGTCGGCGTGGCGCGCAGCGCGGAGATGGAGGCCCGTCTGACGCTGCGGACCGCCGAAGAACGCCTGGCCTCGGTCCGGGGCAAGGCGGACTCGCTGCGCCGCGCCGCACAGCGCGAGCGGGAGGCACGCGAGCGGGCCCGTCGCCAGGACGAGATCCGGCGACAGGCCGCCGGGGTCGCGGCGGCCGTCGAACGCGCCGGCGCCCAGGTGAGTGAACGCCTCGCCGCCGCGGTGGCGTCGGCCCAGGCCGGACGCGACGAACTCGAAGAGATCCGCACCGCGCGCACCGCGACCCTGGACGAGCTGCGGGTGCGGGCAGGCGAACTGACCACCACCCTGAACTCGCTGCGCGACACCGTCCACCGCGACGAGGTGGCGCGGGCCCAGGTCGCGCTGCGGATCGAGCAGCTCGAAGAGCAGGTCCTCGAGACCTTCGCGATCGCCCCCGACGATCTGATCGCCGAGTATGGTCCCGACGTGCCGATGCCCCCGTCGGCACTGGAGATGGCCGAGTACGAGCAGGCCAGGGAGCGCGGCGAGCAGGTCGTCGCCCCGGCCCCGATGCCGTACAACCGGGCGACCCAGGAAGCCCGTGCGAAGAAGGCGCAGAAGGACCTCAACACGCTCGGTAAGGTCAACCCGCTCGCACTCGAGGAGTTCGCCGCGCTCGAGGAGCGGTACAACTTCCTGTCGTCGCAGCTCGAAGACGTCAAGGCGGCGCGCAAAGACCTGCTCGACGTCGTCGAAGACGTCGACGCCCGCATCCTGCAGGTGTTCACCGAGGCCTATGCCGACGTGGAACGCGAATTCGCCCAGGTCTTCCAGACACTGTTCCCGGGTGGCGAGGGCCGACTCGTCCTCACCGAACCCGGCGACATGCTGACGACGGGCATCGAGGTCGAGGCGCGTCCGCCCGGTAAGAAGGTCAAGCGGCTCTCGCTGCTGTCGGGTGGGGAGAAGTCGCTGACCGCGGTCGCGATGCTGGTGGCGATCTTCCGCGCGCGTCCGTCCCCGTTCTACGTCATGGACGAGGTCGAGGCCGCACTCGACGACACCAACCTGCGGCGACTCATCACTCTGTTCGAGCAACTGCGAGAGAAGTCCCAGCTCATCGTCATCACCCACCAGAAGCCCACGATGGAGGTCGCGGACGCGCTCTACGGCGTCAGCATGCGCGGCGACGGCATCACGACGGTCATCTCGCAACGCATGCGCGGAGTGAACATGCCCGTCGGTCAACAGGAGGACACCAGCCAGTGA